The Flavobacterium sp. K5-23 genome segment AAGAAGAGAAGATTTATTGATAGAGGAAGAGATTTTTCACGTTTAAAGAAGTATTTATTGACATTGTAATTGTTTCTTGCAATTGTTATTGATTTATTACATTTACAAAAATTATAAGATATGGTATTGAGTAGATTTTGGTTGGTGATCTTTATTTCGTCAATTGTTTTTATTGTAGCGAGTTTGTTTACCGGAAACAGTTACACTATTGATTTTGTTTTAAACGGTAAGAAAGACGATCCTATTTTAATATCCGAAAAATACGTAGACCAATTGCCTGCTTTTATAAAAGACAGCATCGCTAGCGCTCCTAATAAAACGATGGTGATTAACAATATCACAACAAACCCTGATACAACTTATGTTTATTCTGCCAAGACAGTAAAAATCTATAGTGGTGTTCAAAAATCAGACGGTTTATTACCCACTTGTAAAAACACCTTACTCGATTTAATAATTCCGCTTATTGCTTATTTAGCCTTTTTCTGCGGATTGATGGAGTTGTTGATTATTTCTGGGGCTTCGGGTAAATTAGCTGTGGTTCTGAGTCCCGTATTTGTGAAAGTCTTTCCTAGTATACCTAAAAATCATCCGTCAATATCTTATATGACTCTAAATTTCGCCGCTAATTTCTTGGGTCTTGATTCAGCAGCTACGCCATTTGGACTAAAAGCAATGGAAAGTTTACAGGAACTCAACCCCGAAAAAGACAAAGCCAGTGATGCACAAATTATGTTTATGTGTCTCCATGCTTCTGGACTAACATTGATTGCCACTTCTATTATTGGTTATCGTGCTGCTGCCAATGCCAGCAATCCAGCCGATGTGATGTTGCCTTGTATTATAACTTCGTTCATTGGTACTATTGCCGCTTTTCTTATTGTAGGTGTCAAACAAAAAATCAATTTCAAGAGCGCTTCCTTAGTGGTAGCCTTGTTTTCTTTAATAGCTGCTATAATTGGTTTGTTGATGTATATAAACCATTTGGATTTAATAGAAAAAAATTATTTTACAGCTAATCTTTCAAGTTTGATATTAGTGGGAATAATTGTTTTCACTTTGATCTTTTCATTTATTAAAGAGAAGAAATTCGCTGATGCAAACACTACTGTTTTTGATTCTTTTGTTGTTGGAGCTAATAATGGTGTTAAAACAGGAGTGGTTATTTTTCCTTATGTTTTAGGAATGTTAGTAGCCATTTCTTTATTTAGAAACAGTGGTTTATTTGAAATAATTAGCAACTGGATTGCTTTTATCTTCTCTAATATGGGTGTTAGTAAACAAATTACGGATGCTTTGCCAGTTGCTTTGCTTAGGCCGTTTAGTTCTGCTGGATCACGTGGATTTTTGATTGACTCTATGAATACTTTTGGAGCTGATTCTTTAACAGGAAGATTGAGTAGTATTTTTCAATGTAGTGCTGAAAGTACTTTCTATGTAATTGCGGTTTACTTTGGATCCGTAAATATAAAAAACACTCGTTATGCCTTGCCTATAATGTTATGGGTTGATTTAATTTGTGTTATAACAGCTATCTTTGTGGCAAGTTGGTTTTTTTAAACCGCTATGAATAGTTCTCCATAAATATTTAAAATATATATATTTAAGTTCATTGAAGTTTGACTATTATTGGTCGGATTCCAATGAGCTTTTTTTGTTTTGGGTGTTTCTTTTTATAATTATTTAAACAAGAAAACAGACAATTAAGGACTTATATCACAATAAATTCCCTCTACAATTCTTATATTTGGCGTTTAAATAATCATCATATATTATGGAATTTATATACCAGGATCCTTATCCAATTTTAAAAGACGATACACAATACCGTAAAATCAGTTCTGATTTTGTAAAAATGGAACAACTTGGAGACAGAGAGATTTTAACTGTTGACCCTAAAGGGTTAGAGTTATTAGCTCAGGAAGCGTTGAAAGATGTTTCTTTTATGTTGCGAACAACGCATTTAGAAAAATTGAAAGCGATTCTAGATGATCCGGAAGCGACGGATAACGATCGCTTTGTGGCTTAT includes the following:
- a CDS encoding nucleoside recognition domain-containing protein; this encodes MVLSRFWLVIFISSIVFIVASLFTGNSYTIDFVLNGKKDDPILISEKYVDQLPAFIKDSIASAPNKTMVINNITTNPDTTYVYSAKTVKIYSGVQKSDGLLPTCKNTLLDLIIPLIAYLAFFCGLMELLIISGASGKLAVVLSPVFVKVFPSIPKNHPSISYMTLNFAANFLGLDSAATPFGLKAMESLQELNPEKDKASDAQIMFMCLHASGLTLIATSIIGYRAAANASNPADVMLPCIITSFIGTIAAFLIVGVKQKINFKSASLVVALFSLIAAIIGLLMYINHLDLIEKNYFTANLSSLILVGIIVFTLIFSFIKEKKFADANTTVFDSFVVGANNGVKTGVVIFPYVLGMLVAISLFRNSGLFEIISNWIAFIFSNMGVSKQITDALPVALLRPFSSAGSRGFLIDSMNTFGADSLTGRLSSIFQCSAESTFYVIAVYFGSVNIKNTRYALPIMLWVDLICVITAIFVASWFF